The following proteins are co-located in the Trichormus variabilis 0441 genome:
- a CDS encoding CU044_2847 family protein — protein MDNQDALIDEPVIIVEFAPSAGMRSVSVAPADIAKESAKALDKAMLTIRQMAQKTIATIDTLSNKPSEVELEFGIKLNTEAGAIIAKTSGEASLKVKLLWERKDSNNEPDSKSA, from the coding sequence ATGGATAATCAAGATGCCCTCATCGATGAGCCAGTAATCATTGTAGAATTCGCCCCCAGTGCTGGGATGAGGTCAGTTAGCGTGGCACCAGCAGACATCGCCAAAGAATCGGCGAAAGCCTTGGATAAAGCCATGCTGACTATCCGGCAAATGGCACAAAAGACGATAGCAACAATCGATACATTATCTAACAAGCCATCGGAAGTGGAATTAGAATTTGGCATCAAGTTAAATACTGAAGCGGGCGCAATTATTGCCAAAACTTCGGGAGAAGCCAGCCTCAAGGTAAAGTTACTCTGGGAGCGTAAAGATTCCAATAATGAGCCAGATTCAAAATCTGCGTAA